GACTGTGTCGATAAGAAatgtggagtggaagtataaagtaagatggaatgtaactaagtacatttactcaagtacagtacttaTGTTTAAGTaggaggtatttgtactttgcttgagtattttcatttacaCTCATTCACCTGTTCAAGACGTGCAGTCCATTCTAGACGATGTTTCCTGAAATATAGTCGAGTAGAAgtttaaagtagcagaaaacgGAAATACTCAGATACAGTTACCTCAGAATGATATAAGTACAGTACTTTTAGTATCCTGACACTGAACTtcagtgtgtgatgtgatgtctcAGAACAAATGTGTGCAGTGATCAGATGTTGTTCTGCTCCTGAAGCAGATTAAAGACTGAAGCAACATGAAGACACTCAACTGTTGATGTGATGAGTGTTTTCGTCCACTAGAGGACAGAAGTCACTTTgcttcactctgctgctgctctgaagaCTTCACGTCACAAACACATGAACGTTTATCAGAAAACAAGTTCAGGAAGTCAAACAGACTGTCAGCTGAGTGTTCTTAAGATCTGCAGCAGCACAACATCCAAAacagtcaaaattatgagataaaagtcaTAATTCTGAGATGATATGTCAAAATTGGGTTTATATAGACTAAATGTATTAATCATAAATATTATATCAAGACTAAATATTCATCCAGTTTTCTGTTTGACTGGCAGAAATGGTCTGTATGTGGTGTTCTGGTTCGGTTCTGTATGTTTCTGTCattaacatgaataaaagtTATGACATTAAACATGATTTATTTGCAGTGACAGAAATGGTTGTCGGTGATTTATTCATGAGCCCGCAGCTGTTTTATCTCCCTGTCTTCTGTCTGCCGACACTTTCTGCTGTGCAGCTGTTTCTGAGTTGTCTGTGGTTTGGACCGTGGATCTGAGGTTCGGGATGTTGTAATGGTCTCAGCACGGGGCAGAATATGTGACGGTCTCTGAGCGGACACACTGGAGGATCTGAGCGCGTCTCCTGCAGGAGGGTCTGCCTGCAAGCTTTGACTTCTGGGCGCACAGGAGCTGCCGCAGGTGATGCtgggaggaggatgagagaTTCGTGACGCACACGGCGTGAGTCTGGACACCCATGGAGAGATTTTATAACGACAGTcggaaccagaaccagaacccgGAGCAGCTCCAGGTGGTCACAGCGGGAGCGGACAGCCCCGGGCCAGGTGGAGGTCTCAGTCTCCGCGCGCTGACCGGCTGCGTCCTGTGCGCCCTGATCGTGTCCACCCTGCTGGGGAACACTCTGGTGTGCGCCGCGGTCATCAAGTTCCGCCACCTGCGCTCCAAagtcaccaactcgttcgtcaTCTCTCTGGCGGTGTCCGACCTGTTCGTGGCCGTGCTGGTGATGCCCTGGAGGGCGGTGTCCGAGGTCGCCGGCATCTGGCTCTTCGGCCGCTTCTGCGACACCTGGGTCGCTTTCGACATCATGTGCTCCACCGCCTCCATCCTCAACCTGTGCATCATCAGCATGGACCGCTACTGGGCCATCTCCAGCCCCTTCAAGTACGAGCACAAGATGACGCGCAGGTTCGCCTTCCTGATGATCGGCGTCGCGTGGactctctccatcctcatctCCTTCATCCCCGTGCAGCTCAACTGGCACCGCGCGCACAACTCCACGGCGGACAGCCCGGACAACTGCAACGCCAGCCTGAACCGGAGCTACGCCATCTCCTCGTCCCTCATCAGCTTCTACATCCCCGTGGTGATCATGGTGGGGACGTACACGCGCATTTTTCGCATCGCGCAAACCCAAATCAGACGGATCTCGTCTTTGGAGAGGGCGGCGGGGCCCCGTGCGCAAAACCACCGCCACCGCGCGTCAACGCAGGACGAGAGTGCGCTGAAGACGTCTTTCAAGAGAGAAACCAAAGTTTTAAAGACTCTGTCCATCATCATGGGAGTGTTCGTGTTCTGCTGGCTGCCGTTTTTCGTGTTGAACTGCGTGGTGCCTTTCTGCGACATGGACAAAGTCGACGAGCCGCCGTGCGTCAGCGACACCACCTTCAGCATCTTCGTGTGGTTCGGCTGGGCCAACTCGTCCCTGAACCCGGTCATCTACGCCTTCAACGCGGACTTCAGGAAGGCTTTCTCCACCATCCTGGGCTGTAATAAGTACTGCTCCACCTCCACGGTGGAGGCGGTGGACTTCAGCAACGAGCTGGTGTCGTATCACCACGACACCACCATGCAGAAGGAGGCCTGCGCCGTGCCGGGCGCCGGGGCGC
Above is a genomic segment from Sparus aurata chromosome 20, fSpaAur1.1, whole genome shotgun sequence containing:
- the LOC115571493 gene encoding D(5)-like dopamine receptor, with product MERFYNDSRNQNQNPEQLQVVTAGADSPGPGGGLSLRALTGCVLCALIVSTLLGNTLVCAAVIKFRHLRSKVTNSFVISLAVSDLFVAVLVMPWRAVSEVAGIWLFGRFCDTWVAFDIMCSTASILNLCIISMDRYWAISSPFKYEHKMTRRFAFLMIGVAWTLSILISFIPVQLNWHRAHNSTADSPDNCNASLNRSYAISSSLISFYIPVVIMVGTYTRIFRIAQTQIRRISSLERAAGPRAQNHRHRASTQDESALKTSFKRETKVLKTLSIIMGVFVFCWLPFFVLNCVVPFCDMDKVDEPPCVSDTTFSIFVWFGWANSSLNPVIYAFNADFRKAFSTILGCNKYCSTSTVEAVDFSNELVSYHHDTTMQKEACAVPGAGAQRLTQPPPPPPHTGGNLEHNFDKVSVISCDSRNNSNLLLPAILQYECEAEISLDMMPFSSSGPADCYLIPGHIQDL